A genome region from Thermomonospora amylolytica includes the following:
- a CDS encoding site-2 protease family protein, whose protein sequence is MDESFRLGTVAGIRVGINVSVLVIVAIIVVGLAFGQLPAVFPDRAPLAYAVAALVAAVAFLASLLAHELAHAIAARRHGIGVEGITLWLLGGVARLHGDPRGPKADFWIAVVGPLTSLALGAVFGVLAQVLFWAGGTGLTVGVLSYLAGLNVLLAVFNLVPAAPLDGGRVLRAALWRWRGDRTWAAVRAARAGRIFGFLLIALGVMWFVTGRGLNGLWLALVGLFLVNAAAAEEQQARTQAWLGGVRVRDVMSPDPMTAHPSESVADFVHRVVLTHRFSTYPLLDEMGRLTGLVTLNRIRAVPPAERPDTTLGRIACDPDEIPRARPDQPLTDLMPRLAGCTDGRAVVVDAEDRVVGLVTPSDISRALQLGELAAADPYARHHGADMVTLPPRR, encoded by the coding sequence ATGGATGAGTCGTTCCGGCTCGGCACCGTCGCCGGCATCCGCGTCGGGATCAACGTCAGCGTGCTGGTAATCGTGGCGATCATCGTGGTGGGGCTGGCGTTCGGGCAGCTTCCGGCCGTGTTCCCGGACCGCGCCCCGCTGGCGTACGCGGTGGCGGCGCTGGTCGCGGCGGTGGCGTTCCTGGCCTCCCTGCTGGCGCACGAGCTGGCGCACGCGATCGCGGCCCGCCGGCACGGGATCGGGGTCGAGGGCATCACGTTGTGGCTGCTGGGCGGGGTCGCGCGGCTGCACGGCGACCCCCGCGGCCCCAAGGCCGACTTCTGGATCGCGGTCGTCGGGCCGCTGACCAGCCTGGCGCTGGGGGCGGTGTTCGGGGTGCTCGCCCAGGTGCTGTTCTGGGCCGGCGGAACCGGCCTGACCGTGGGCGTGCTGTCGTACCTGGCCGGGCTGAACGTGCTGCTGGCGGTGTTCAACCTGGTCCCGGCGGCGCCGCTGGACGGGGGCCGGGTGCTGCGCGCGGCGCTGTGGCGGTGGCGCGGCGACCGGACCTGGGCGGCGGTCCGGGCGGCCCGGGCCGGGCGGATCTTCGGCTTCCTGCTGATCGCGCTGGGCGTGATGTGGTTCGTCACCGGCCGGGGGCTGAACGGGCTGTGGCTGGCGCTGGTCGGGCTGTTCCTGGTGAACGCCGCCGCCGCCGAGGAGCAGCAGGCGCGGACGCAGGCATGGCTGGGCGGCGTCCGGGTCCGCGACGTGATGTCGCCCGACCCGATGACCGCGCACCCGTCCGAGAGCGTCGCCGACTTCGTGCACCGGGTGGTCCTCACCCACCGGTTCTCCACGTACCCGCTGCTGGACGAGATGGGAAGGCTCACCGGGCTGGTCACGCTCAACCGGATCCGCGCGGTGCCGCCCGCGGAACGGCCCGACACCACCCTCGGCCGGATCGCCTGTGATCCGGACGAGATCCCCCGGGCGCGCCCCGACCAGCCGCTCACCGACCTGATGCCCCGCCTGGCGGGCTGCACCGACGGGCGGGCCGTGGTGGTGGACGCCGAGGACCGGGTCGTCGGGCTGGTCACCCCCAGCGACATCAGCCGCGCCCTGCAACTCGGCGAACTGGCCGCCGCGGACCCCTATGCCCGACACCACGGCGCCGATATGGTCACTCTCCCGCCCCGCCGCTGA
- a CDS encoding low temperature requirement protein A, giving the protein MTGTLGRLRHRLAMPPRDPEQPYRVATPLELFFDLVFVVAVAQAAHDLSHAVAEGHAGEGVLGYAAAFFAIWWAWVNWTWFASAFDIDDTAYRIATFVQMFGALVLAAGIGQVSEGHFAIAVIGYVIMRMALVSQWLRVALANPYMRPAALRFAAGVTGVQVLWIARLAVPGVWGGVAFVVLALVEMAVPWWAERHRNTPWHAHHIAERYILFTMIVLGEVVLASTAAVRTAMAGHAPAGLLILVSAGGFVIVCAMWWIYTSWPAHRLLRERGHAFRWSYTHYAIFAAAAAVGAGISVMVAYKTETGHGALGGAAAGAALAIPVAVFLLGTWFAHVRPHRPGPAVTAAHLLGAALVLPAAFTPIAIELIAVILVAVAAAGRAPAR; this is encoded by the coding sequence ATGACCGGGACCCTGGGACGTCTTCGTCATCGGCTCGCCATGCCGCCGCGCGACCCGGAACAGCCGTACCGCGTCGCCACACCGCTGGAACTGTTCTTCGACCTGGTGTTCGTGGTGGCCGTGGCGCAGGCCGCCCACGACCTGAGCCACGCGGTGGCCGAGGGCCATGCGGGCGAGGGCGTGCTGGGCTACGCGGCGGCGTTCTTCGCCATCTGGTGGGCGTGGGTGAACTGGACGTGGTTCGCCTCCGCGTTCGACATCGACGACACCGCGTACCGCATCGCCACGTTCGTGCAGATGTTCGGGGCGCTGGTGCTCGCCGCCGGGATCGGCCAGGTGTCCGAGGGGCACTTCGCCATCGCCGTCATCGGCTACGTGATCATGCGGATGGCGCTGGTGAGCCAGTGGCTGCGGGTCGCGCTGGCCAATCCGTACATGCGGCCCGCGGCGCTGCGCTTCGCCGCCGGGGTCACCGGGGTGCAGGTGCTGTGGATCGCCCGGCTGGCGGTGCCCGGGGTGTGGGGCGGGGTGGCGTTCGTGGTGCTGGCGCTGGTGGAGATGGCCGTCCCGTGGTGGGCCGAGCGGCACCGGAACACCCCCTGGCACGCGCACCACATCGCCGAGCGCTACATCCTCTTCACGATGATCGTGCTGGGCGAGGTGGTGCTGGCGTCGACCGCGGCGGTGCGGACCGCCATGGCGGGCCATGCGCCGGCGGGCCTGCTGATCCTGGTCTCGGCCGGCGGCTTCGTCATCGTCTGCGCCATGTGGTGGATCTACACCTCCTGGCCCGCCCACCGGCTGCTGCGCGAGCGCGGCCACGCGTTCCGCTGGAGCTACACGCACTACGCGATCTTCGCGGCCGCGGCGGCGGTCGGCGCCGGGATCTCGGTGATGGTCGCCTACAAGACCGAGACCGGCCACGGCGCCCTCGGCGGCGCCGCGGCCGGCGCCGCGCTGGCGATCCCGGTGGCGGTCTTCCTGCTCGGCACCTGGTTCGCGCACGTCAGGCCGCACCGGCCCGGCCCCGCCGTCACCGCCGCCCACCTGCTGGGCGCGGCGCTGGTGCTGCCGGCGGCGTTCACCCCGATCGCCATCGAGCTCATCGCGGTGATCCTGGTCGCGGTCGCCGCCGCAGGCCGGGCGCCCGCCCGCTGA
- a CDS encoding SDR family NAD(P)-dependent oxidoreductase, whose protein sequence is MDMRLSGKVAVVTGASKGIGLAVVRTLLDEGAKVAAVSRKSTPGLDALAGPDLLHVPADLMHPDAPAQIVARAAEAFGGLDVLVNNAGGPPPGVTLPRTSFLDAGEQDWYAVFELNLFAVVRMVRAALPHLLERRGAIVNVSSTNARQPSPINVDYCAAKAGLTNLTKVLAEEFGPQGVRVNTISPGPVRTPWWTDPGGVADIIAERAGTDRDTVMDSAVPQMMGLTIGRLVDPQEVADAVVLLASPRSAGTMGADVVVDGGMLKSI, encoded by the coding sequence ATGGACATGCGGCTTTCCGGCAAGGTCGCCGTCGTCACCGGCGCCTCAAAGGGCATCGGCCTCGCGGTCGTCCGCACCCTGCTGGACGAGGGCGCGAAGGTGGCGGCCGTCTCCCGCAAGAGCACCCCCGGACTCGACGCCCTCGCCGGCCCGGACCTGCTCCACGTACCGGCCGACCTGATGCACCCCGACGCGCCCGCGCAGATCGTCGCGCGTGCGGCCGAGGCGTTCGGCGGCCTGGACGTCCTGGTCAACAACGCCGGAGGACCCCCGCCGGGCGTGACGCTGCCGCGCACCTCGTTCCTGGACGCCGGCGAGCAGGACTGGTACGCGGTGTTCGAGCTGAACCTGTTCGCGGTCGTCCGGATGGTCCGCGCCGCCCTCCCGCACCTGCTGGAACGGCGCGGCGCCATCGTCAACGTCTCCTCCACCAACGCCCGGCAGCCCTCGCCGATCAACGTGGACTACTGCGCGGCCAAGGCCGGGCTCACCAACCTGACCAAGGTCCTGGCGGAGGAGTTCGGCCCGCAGGGGGTTCGCGTCAACACCATCTCTCCCGGCCCGGTCCGCACCCCGTGGTGGACCGACCCGGGCGGCGTGGCCGACATCATCGCCGAACGCGCCGGCACCGACCGCGACACCGTCATGGATTCCGCGGTCCCCCAGATGATGGGCCTGACGATCGGCCGCCTGGTCGACCCCCAGGAGGTCGCCGACGCCGTCGTCCTGCTGGCCTCCCCCCGCTCCGCCGGAACGATGGGCGCCGATGTGGTGGTCGACGGCGGCATGCTGAAGTCGATCTGA
- a CDS encoding LLM class F420-dependent oxidoreductase codes for MELGRVGIWSVGLRSEDPAARGEILEAAAELEELGYGAIWLGASPGVGHARPLIEATSRIVVATGILSIWDHPAAEVAAEHLALTKDRPGRFLLGLGVSHGALVGERYRRPYTAMTEYLDALDEGGVPKEERVLAALGPKMLAASRDRAAGAHPYFITVEHTRRAREILGDGPLLAPEVKVVLDEDRENARRIAREHYSGYARLPNYTNNLERLGFTDEDLRDGGSDRLIDACFAIGGLEAVRARIAEHHAAGADHVVLQVVTENPAALTRREWREIAQVIG; via the coding sequence ATGGAACTGGGACGTGTCGGCATCTGGAGCGTCGGACTGCGGTCGGAGGACCCCGCGGCCCGTGGGGAGATCCTCGAGGCCGCCGCCGAACTGGAGGAACTCGGTTACGGCGCGATCTGGCTGGGGGCCAGTCCCGGAGTCGGGCACGCCCGGCCGCTGATCGAGGCGACCTCCCGGATCGTGGTGGCCACCGGGATCCTCAGCATCTGGGACCACCCGGCGGCCGAGGTCGCCGCCGAGCATCTCGCGCTGACCAAGGACCGCCCCGGCCGGTTCCTCCTGGGCCTCGGCGTGAGTCACGGGGCGCTGGTGGGCGAACGCTACCGCCGCCCGTACACGGCGATGACGGAGTACCTGGACGCGCTCGACGAGGGCGGAGTGCCGAAGGAGGAACGGGTCCTCGCGGCGCTCGGGCCGAAGATGCTCGCCGCGTCCCGGGACCGGGCGGCGGGCGCGCACCCGTACTTCATCACCGTCGAGCACACCCGCCGGGCCCGGGAGATCCTCGGCGACGGCCCGCTGCTGGCCCCGGAGGTCAAGGTCGTGCTGGACGAGGACCGGGAGAACGCCCGCCGGATCGCCCGCGAGCACTACAGCGGCTACGCCCGGCTCCCCAACTACACCAACAACCTCGAACGGCTCGGCTTCACCGACGAGGACCTGCGGGACGGCGGCAGCGACCGGCTGATCGACGCCTGCTTCGCGATCGGCGGCCTCGAGGCGGTCCGGGCCAGGATCGCCGAGCACCACGCGGCGGGCGCCGACCACGTGGTGCTCCAGGTGGTCACCGAGAACCCGGCGGCGCTGACCCGCCGGGAGTGGCGCGAGATCGCCCAGGTGATCGGCTGA
- a CDS encoding RNA polymerase sigma factor: MLYDTYAEALYDYCLSMVADPRAAGDIVHDTFIDAHRRAARMRDRSLLRVWLYGAARRRCLQRGRSRGLSWNWASGSAWLHEVAAADAGVTAGEVRELVDAALGRLDFADQEMLLLTLRHGMAAAEVAVVLGRPARRSAAQVARARERAEAAVLRELRAMSRRCRAGTAPVPAVDAAEAPGELADRTAEFAEFAETAPERREAAASSPADVRVAPVPGGRRVEDPRAGVTRRPPAGGDSGRPSRDPGPRGGRRPGGTRRPAGDRPAHRAVRRRRRGAVPPADPELARHLAECAECERRDRASVAVLLVLAPAPVLPAALRHRVLHTATDPELAGHRADIAARGGALTPEGMPRQPDMPSGYTRRWLFVGGGSAGALLTALVAIMLMNPVNSEIRFPFEPKPQPSIGDTREEAKDRRNGGDPPQAAPGPGGPGGPGGPGGPPIAPETDRHTGQDRPADPDPSRPGEPRTPPPGPGELAVGPNEVTVDQDGAVITLRAEDGPVAWTAEPSTDRLELSVTEGVLADGATAELVVRFKGPELLRMPGEAVVDVTDQQGNVRQIRVQWPLSLL; the protein is encoded by the coding sequence GTGCTCTACGACACCTACGCCGAGGCGCTGTACGACTACTGCCTGTCCATGGTCGCCGACCCCCGGGCGGCGGGCGACATCGTGCACGACACGTTCATCGACGCCCATCGGCGGGCGGCGCGCATGCGGGACCGTTCCCTGCTGCGGGTCTGGCTGTACGGCGCGGCCCGGCGGCGCTGCCTGCAGCGGGGCCGCAGCCGGGGCCTGTCGTGGAACTGGGCCAGCGGGTCGGCCTGGCTGCACGAGGTGGCCGCCGCCGACGCCGGGGTGACCGCCGGCGAGGTCCGCGAGCTGGTCGACGCGGCGCTGGGCCGGCTGGACTTCGCCGACCAGGAGATGCTGCTGCTGACGCTGCGGCACGGGATGGCCGCCGCCGAGGTCGCCGTCGTGCTCGGCCGGCCGGCCCGGCGTTCGGCCGCCCAGGTGGCGCGGGCCCGGGAACGCGCGGAGGCGGCGGTCCTGCGGGAGCTGCGCGCGATGTCGCGGCGCTGCCGGGCCGGCACGGCGCCGGTGCCCGCGGTGGACGCCGCCGAGGCGCCGGGCGAGCTGGCCGACCGCACCGCCGAGTTCGCCGAGTTCGCCGAGACCGCCCCGGAGCGCCGGGAGGCGGCCGCCTCGTCGCCGGCGGACGTCCGGGTCGCCCCGGTGCCGGGCGGGCGCAGGGTCGAGGATCCCCGGGCCGGCGTGACCCGCCGTCCCCCGGCCGGCGGCGACTCCGGCCGGCCGTCCCGCGACCCGGGTCCGCGCGGCGGCCGGCGGCCGGGCGGCACCCGGCGTCCGGCCGGCGACCGCCCCGCGCACCGGGCCGTCCGCCGCCGGCGTCGCGGCGCCGTCCCGCCGGCCGACCCGGAGCTGGCCCGGCACCTGGCCGAGTGCGCCGAGTGCGAGCGCCGCGACCGGGCGTCGGTGGCCGTGCTGCTGGTGCTGGCCCCGGCGCCGGTGCTGCCCGCCGCGCTGCGGCACCGGGTGCTGCACACCGCCACCGACCCGGAGCTGGCCGGGCACCGGGCCGACATCGCGGCGCGCGGCGGCGCGCTGACCCCCGAGGGGATGCCCCGCCAGCCCGACATGCCCTCCGGCTACACCCGGCGCTGGCTGTTCGTCGGCGGCGGCTCGGCGGGCGCGCTGCTCACCGCGCTGGTCGCGATCATGCTGATGAACCCGGTGAACTCCGAGATCCGGTTCCCGTTCGAGCCCAAGCCGCAGCCGTCCATCGGCGACACCCGGGAGGAGGCCAAGGACCGCCGGAACGGCGGTGATCCCCCGCAGGCCGCGCCGGGACCCGGCGGACCGGGCGGACCGGGCGGACCGGGCGGGCCGCCGATCGCCCCGGAGACCGACCGGCACACCGGCCAGGACCGGCCGGCCGACCCGGACCCGTCCAGGCCGGGCGAGCCGAGGACGCCGCCCCCGGGGCCGGGCGAGCTGGCGGTCGGGCCGAACGAGGTGACGGTCGACCAGGACGGCGCGGTCATCACGCTGCGCGCCGAGGACGGGCCGGTCGCCTGGACGGCGGAGCCCTCCACCGACCGGCTGGAGCTGTCGGTCACCGAGGGCGTGCTGGCCGACGGCGCCACCGCCGAGCTGGTCGTGCGGTTCAAGGGGCCGGAGCTGCTGCGGATGCCGGGCGAGGCCGTGGTCGACGTGACCGACCAGCAGGGGAACGTGCGGCAGATCCGGGTGCAGTGGCCGCTGTCCCTGCTGTGA
- a CDS encoding SigE family RNA polymerase sigma factor translates to MNRAHDEEFHRYVAARGPALLRAAVQLTGDRGEAEDLLQAALVKTYLAWERINDRGSVDGYVRRAMVNTQISWWRRRKLEVYPTDVLPDRPVDDHTRRSEMHDALGRALDRLPRRQRVAVVLRYYEDMPEAEIAEVLGVSIGTVKSTVSRAVAKLRDDTALEHDFAEVHAIDTDS, encoded by the coding sequence GTGAACAGGGCGCACGACGAGGAGTTCCACCGCTACGTCGCGGCCCGCGGGCCCGCGCTGCTGCGGGCGGCCGTGCAGCTCACCGGCGACCGGGGCGAGGCCGAGGACCTGCTCCAGGCCGCGCTGGTCAAGACCTACCTGGCCTGGGAGCGCATCAACGACCGGGGCTCGGTGGACGGCTACGTGCGCCGCGCCATGGTCAACACGCAGATCTCCTGGTGGCGGCGGCGCAAGCTGGAGGTCTACCCCACCGACGTGCTGCCGGACCGGCCGGTCGACGACCACACCCGGCGCAGCGAGATGCACGACGCGCTCGGCCGCGCCCTGGACCGGCTGCCCAGGCGCCAGCGGGTCGCGGTGGTGCTGCGCTACTACGAGGACATGCCGGAGGCGGAGATCGCCGAGGTGCTCGGGGTGAGCATCGGAACGGTCAAGAGCACCGTCTCCCGCGCGGTCGCCAAGCTCCGCGACGACACCGCCCTGGAGCACGACTTTGCCGAGGTCCACGCCATCGACACCGACTCCTGA
- a CDS encoding MerR family transcriptional regulator, which produces MAEYRIDELAHKAGTTVRNIRAYQDRGLLPPPRLEGRVGYYDDNHLARLRLIGQLLARGYTFAIIKELLVAWEHGKDVSEVLGLEKVLTDPWSDELPGQVTVEELVKTFGAGLDDEQVARFLDRAVALGLIEPEGDHYRVPSPRLLHVGAELVAAGIPLDAVLDIAEQIRADCDVIAGRFVNLVNEHVFDRMPAAAPGAEEIPQLAAIVRRMRPLVKMVVDPFIARAMEARAQEALGARLELIRDHLQQAGR; this is translated from the coding sequence ATGGCCGAGTACCGGATCGACGAGCTGGCGCACAAGGCCGGCACCACCGTCCGCAACATCCGCGCCTACCAGGACCGCGGCCTGCTCCCCCCGCCCCGGCTGGAGGGCCGGGTCGGCTACTACGACGACAACCATCTGGCCCGGCTGCGGCTGATCGGCCAGTTGCTGGCCCGCGGCTACACGTTCGCGATCATCAAGGAGCTGCTGGTCGCCTGGGAGCACGGCAAGGACGTCAGCGAGGTGCTCGGGCTGGAGAAGGTGCTCACCGACCCCTGGTCGGACGAGCTGCCCGGGCAGGTCACCGTCGAGGAACTGGTCAAGACGTTCGGCGCCGGGCTGGACGACGAGCAGGTGGCGCGGTTCCTGGACCGGGCGGTGGCGCTGGGCCTGATCGAGCCGGAGGGCGACCACTACCGGGTGCCCAGCCCCCGGCTGCTGCACGTCGGCGCCGAACTGGTGGCGGCCGGGATCCCGCTGGACGCGGTGCTGGACATCGCCGAGCAGATCCGGGCCGACTGCGACGTGATCGCCGGCCGGTTCGTGAACCTGGTGAACGAGCACGTGTTCGACCGGATGCCCGCCGCCGCGCCCGGCGCCGAGGAGATCCCCCAGCTCGCCGCGATCGTCCGGCGGATGCGCCCGCTGGTGAAGATGGTGGTCGACCCGTTCATCGCGCGGGCCATGGAGGCCCGGGCGCAGGAGGCGCTGGGCGCCCGGCTGGAGCTGATCCGCGACCACCTGCAGCAGGCCGGCCGCTGA
- a CDS encoding long-chain fatty acid--CoA ligase has protein sequence MQDFPLTIASILRHGVEVFGTAEVATYTGEGVRRRSYAEVGTRAARLAAALRGLGIDGDQRVATFMWNNAEHMEAYLAVPAMGAVLHTLNIRLFPEQLVYIADHAEDEVVIVDGSLIPLLAGVLGEMKTVRHVIVSGEGDTAPLREAGKQVHDYEELLAAQDRVASYRDFDWPEVDERSAAAMCYTSGTTGNPKGVVYSHRSSWLHSMSVCTANAKGLSFADKVLPVVPMFHANAWGIPYAAMMAGASLLMPDRFLQAEPLCRMIETERPTMSAAVPTIWNDVLRHVEEHGTDLSSLRLITCGGSAVPEALMRAYQERGVRIIQAWGMTETSPLATIAHPPLGADGEEQWPYRVTQGRALAGVEARVVGEGDVVLPKDGQAVGEIQVRGPWITGAYYRDEDPGRFHDGWLRTGDVGTISPEGYMVLTDRAKDVIKSGGEWISSVELENRLMAHPDVIEAAVVGVPDERWQERPLATVVLREGAAVTAADLKEFLAGQVAKWQLPERWAFVDQVPRTSVGKFSKKTIRQQYADGELEVLRVD, from the coding sequence ATGCAGGATTTCCCGCTGACCATCGCCTCGATCCTGCGCCACGGTGTCGAGGTGTTCGGCACCGCCGAGGTCGCCACGTACACCGGCGAGGGCGTCCGCCGCCGGTCCTACGCCGAGGTGGGGACGCGGGCGGCGCGGCTGGCGGCGGCGCTGCGCGGCCTCGGAATCGACGGGGACCAGCGGGTGGCCACGTTCATGTGGAACAACGCCGAGCACATGGAGGCCTACCTGGCGGTCCCGGCGATGGGCGCGGTGCTGCACACCCTGAACATCCGGCTCTTCCCCGAGCAACTGGTCTACATCGCCGACCACGCCGAGGACGAGGTCGTCATCGTGGACGGCTCCCTCATCCCGCTGCTGGCCGGCGTGCTCGGCGAGATGAAGACCGTCAGGCACGTCATCGTGTCCGGCGAGGGCGACACCGCCCCCCTGCGCGAGGCCGGCAAGCAGGTCCACGACTACGAGGAACTGCTGGCCGCCCAGGACCGCGTCGCCTCGTACCGCGACTTCGACTGGCCGGAGGTGGACGAACGGTCCGCCGCCGCCATGTGCTACACCAGCGGCACCACCGGCAACCCCAAGGGCGTCGTCTACTCCCACCGCTCCTCGTGGCTGCACTCCATGTCGGTGTGCACGGCCAACGCCAAGGGCCTGAGCTTCGCCGACAAGGTGCTGCCGGTCGTGCCGATGTTCCACGCCAACGCCTGGGGCATCCCGTACGCGGCGATGATGGCGGGCGCGTCGCTGCTGATGCCGGACCGGTTCCTGCAGGCCGAGCCGCTGTGCCGGATGATCGAGACCGAGCGCCCCACCATGTCCGCGGCCGTCCCCACCATCTGGAACGACGTGCTGCGGCACGTCGAGGAGCACGGCACCGACCTGTCCTCGCTGCGGCTGATCACCTGCGGCGGCTCGGCGGTGCCGGAGGCCCTGATGCGGGCGTACCAGGAACGGGGCGTGCGGATCATCCAGGCGTGGGGCATGACCGAGACCTCGCCGCTGGCCACGATCGCGCACCCGCCGCTCGGCGCGGACGGCGAGGAGCAGTGGCCGTACCGGGTGACGCAGGGCCGCGCGCTGGCCGGGGTGGAGGCCCGCGTGGTCGGCGAGGGCGACGTGGTGCTGCCCAAGGACGGACAGGCGGTCGGCGAGATCCAGGTGCGCGGCCCGTGGATCACCGGGGCGTACTACCGGGACGAGGATCCGGGCCGGTTCCACGACGGCTGGCTGCGCACCGGGGACGTGGGAACCATCTCACCCGAGGGCTACATGGTGCTCACCGACCGGGCCAAGGACGTCATCAAGTCCGGCGGCGAGTGGATCTCCTCGGTGGAACTGGAGAACCGGCTGATGGCGCATCCGGACGTGATCGAGGCGGCCGTGGTCGGGGTGCCCGACGAGCGCTGGCAGGAGCGTCCGCTGGCCACCGTGGTGCTCCGCGAGGGCGCCGCCGTGACCGCCGCCGACCTGAAGGAGTTCCTGGCCGGGCAGGTCGCCAAGTGGCAGCTCCCGGAGCGCTGGGCGTTCGTCGACCAGGTCCCGCGCACCAGCGTCGGCAAGTTCTCCAAGAAGACCATCCGGCAGCAGTACGCCGACGGCGAGCTGGAGGTCCTGCGCGTCGACTGA
- a CDS encoding GlxA family transcriptional regulator — protein sequence MQRRVVVTVFEGFQLLDLSGPADVFATADLLLRGGGYRVDVAAVRPGTITAHGGVPVVAATALDEVAGPVDTLLVVGGLAASARPADRDLVDGIRRLAGRARRVASVCTGAFLLAEAGLLDGRRATTHWVAARALAARYPAVRVDADPIYIEERGVWTSAGVTAGVDLALALVAADHGPALARDVACGLVVYLHRPGGQSQFSTAMRAAAPRAEPFRELQAFIDGNPAADLSVPALARRAGMSERHFSRVFARQTGIPPGRYVERSRADAARRLLETTDHPIDRVARECGLGSPDTLYRIFRRYWRISPGDYRRRFHTKES from the coding sequence ATGCAGCGCCGGGTCGTGGTCACCGTCTTCGAGGGCTTCCAGCTGCTGGACCTGTCGGGTCCGGCGGACGTGTTCGCCACCGCCGACCTGCTGCTGCGCGGCGGCGGCTACCGGGTGGACGTGGCCGCCGTACGCCCCGGAACGATCACCGCGCACGGCGGCGTCCCGGTCGTGGCCGCCACCGCCCTGGACGAGGTCGCCGGGCCGGTCGACACGCTGCTGGTCGTCGGCGGGCTCGCGGCGTCCGCCCGGCCCGCCGACCGGGACCTGGTGGACGGGATCCGGCGGCTGGCCGGACGGGCCCGGCGGGTCGCCTCGGTCTGCACCGGGGCGTTCCTGCTCGCCGAGGCCGGGCTGCTGGACGGGCGGCGCGCCACCACCCACTGGGTCGCGGCCCGCGCGCTGGCCGCCCGGTATCCGGCGGTGCGGGTCGACGCCGACCCGATCTACATCGAGGAACGCGGGGTGTGGACCTCGGCCGGGGTGACGGCCGGGGTGGATCTGGCGCTGGCGCTGGTGGCCGCCGACCACGGCCCCGCACTGGCCCGGGACGTCGCCTGCGGCCTGGTGGTCTACCTGCACCGGCCCGGCGGGCAGAGCCAGTTCAGCACCGCGATGCGGGCGGCGGCCCCGCGCGCCGAGCCGTTCCGGGAACTGCAGGCGTTCATCGACGGCAATCCCGCCGCCGACCTCAGCGTCCCGGCGCTGGCCCGGCGCGCCGGGATGAGCGAACGGCACTTCTCCCGCGTCTTCGCCCGGCAGACCGGCATACCCCCCGGCCGGTACGTGGAGCGCAGCCGCGCCGACGCCGCGCGGCGGCTGCTGGAGACCACCGACCACCCGATCGACCGGGTGGCCAGGGAGTGCGGGCTGGGCTCGCCCGACACCCTCTACCGGATCTTCCGCCGGTACTGGCGGATCTCACCCGGCGACTACCGTCGCCGATTCCACACCAAGGAGAGCTGA